The following coding sequences lie in one Psychrobacter arenosus genomic window:
- the lpdA gene encoding dihydrolipoyl dehydrogenase has translation MKDSYDLVVIGGGPGGYEAAIRAGQLGMSVACIEKRVYKGEPALGGTCLNVGCIPSKALLDSSHRYESAKHELGDHGITTGDVNIDIAKMLERKEGIVKQLTGGVAMLLKGNGVDWLQGWGTLLDGKGDDKKVKFTALADEAETTITAKYVILAAGSVPIDIPVAKTDGEHIVDSTGALDFTEVPKRLGVIGAGVIGLELGSVWRRLGSEVVVYEALPEFLAAADKEIAKEAGKILKKQGLDIRVNTKVTNAEVKDGQVVVTSEKGGEAAEETFDKLIVCVGRRAYSEKLLADDCGIQLTERGLVDVNEQCKTNLDGVYAIGDLVRGPMLAHKAMEEGMMAVERIHGEKPQVNYDTIINVIYTHPEIAWVGLTEQDAQAQGYEVKTGSFSLAANGRALAQGEGQGSIKVVADAKTDRLLGMHAISAGAGDIVHQGMIAMEFVSSIEDLQLMTFAHPTISEAVHEAALSADGRAIHAIQRKKRK, from the coding sequence ATGAAAGATAGTTATGATTTAGTCGTTATTGGCGGTGGTCCAGGTGGTTATGAAGCTGCTATCCGCGCCGGCCAATTGGGTATGAGCGTAGCTTGTATCGAAAAACGGGTTTATAAAGGCGAGCCAGCCCTTGGCGGTACTTGCTTAAACGTCGGTTGTATCCCTTCAAAAGCTTTGCTAGACAGCTCACATCGTTATGAGTCTGCCAAGCACGAGTTGGGCGACCACGGTATCACTACGGGTGATGTCAACATCGATATCGCTAAAATGCTTGAGCGTAAAGAAGGCATCGTGAAACAACTTACTGGCGGTGTCGCTATGTTGCTAAAAGGCAATGGCGTAGACTGGCTACAAGGTTGGGGCACATTGCTTGACGGTAAAGGCGATGACAAGAAAGTTAAATTCACTGCACTTGCCGACGAAGCTGAAACTACGATCACTGCTAAATACGTTATCTTAGCCGCGGGCTCAGTACCGATTGATATTCCTGTTGCGAAAACAGACGGCGAGCATATCGTTGATTCGACTGGCGCACTAGACTTCACCGAAGTCCCTAAGCGTTTAGGTGTAATTGGTGCGGGCGTTATCGGTCTAGAATTGGGCTCAGTTTGGCGTCGTCTAGGCTCTGAAGTAGTGGTGTATGAAGCACTTCCAGAATTCCTAGCAGCTGCCGATAAAGAAATTGCTAAAGAAGCCGGTAAAATCCTGAAGAAACAAGGCTTAGACATTCGCGTAAATACGAAAGTCACCAACGCTGAAGTGAAAGATGGCCAAGTGGTTGTGACTAGCGAAAAAGGCGGCGAAGCTGCTGAAGAAACTTTCGATAAATTAATCGTTTGTGTTGGTCGTCGTGCTTACTCTGAAAAATTATTAGCGGATGACTGTGGTATCCAATTGACTGAACGCGGTCTAGTGGACGTCAACGAGCAATGTAAAACCAATCTAGATGGCGTCTATGCTATTGGTGATTTGGTCCGGGGCCCAATGCTAGCGCATAAAGCGATGGAAGAGGGTATGATGGCGGTTGAGCGCATCCATGGTGAAAAACCCCAGGTAAACTACGACACGATCATCAACGTTATTTATACGCATCCAGAAATCGCTTGGGTAGGTTTGACTGAGCAAGACGCACAAGCCCAAGGTTATGAAGTGAAGACCGGTTCATTCAGTCTAGCGGCCAACGGTCGTGCCCTAGCGCAAGGCGAAGGCCAGGGTTCAATCAAAGTTGTTGCCGATGCGAAAACAGACCGTTTACTCGGTATGCATGCTATCTCAGCTGGTGCGGGCGATATCGTCCACCAAGGTATGATTGCGATGGAATTCGTTTCTAGCATCGAAGACCTTCAGTTAATGACGTTTGCGCATCCAACCATCTCTGAAGCGGTCCATGAAGCAGCGCTATCAGCAGATGGCCGTGCTATCCATGCGATTCAGCGTAAAAAACGTAAATAG
- the odhB gene encoding 2-oxoglutarate dehydrogenase complex dihydrolipoyllysine-residue succinyltransferase codes for MAEIKAPVFPESVADGTIVEWHVSEGDQVNRDDVLAEIETDKVVLEVVAPDNGVVTKIVKQVDDVVLSDEVIGEFEAGATASDAPAAKEDSAEAAPKQAADGGEPKQAAAPSDSEQDHKDQSPAVRKAAKESGVDPKAVEGSGRDGRVTKSDMASPKLKADASIKSDSGRPVAESVGERTEKRVPMTRLRKRVAERLLSVTQETAMLTTFNEVNMKPLMDMRAKYKDQFEKRHGTRLGFMSLFVKAATEALKRFPAVNASIDGDDIVYHGYYDIGVAVSSDRGLFVPVLRDTDRMSMADVEGGIRDFAGKARDGKLSLDDMTGGTFTITNGGVFGSLMSTPILNAPQTAILGMHAINERPMAVNGEVVILPMMYLALSYDHRMIDGKDAVQFLVTIKELVEDPTLLLLDL; via the coding sequence ATGGCTGAAATTAAAGCCCCCGTTTTTCCAGAGTCAGTTGCTGACGGTACCATCGTCGAGTGGCATGTTAGCGAAGGCGATCAAGTCAATCGTGATGACGTCCTAGCTGAAATCGAAACTGATAAAGTTGTACTAGAAGTAGTTGCCCCAGACAATGGTGTCGTGACCAAAATTGTTAAGCAAGTGGACGACGTGGTTTTATCTGACGAAGTTATCGGTGAGTTTGAAGCCGGTGCTACCGCCAGTGACGCTCCTGCTGCTAAAGAAGACAGCGCAGAAGCGGCTCCTAAGCAAGCTGCTGATGGTGGTGAACCTAAGCAAGCCGCTGCACCAAGCGACAGCGAGCAAGACCATAAAGACCAAAGCCCAGCAGTTCGTAAAGCGGCGAAAGAGTCTGGTGTCGATCCTAAAGCTGTTGAAGGCAGTGGTCGTGACGGTCGTGTGACTAAATCAGATATGGCTAGTCCAAAACTAAAAGCGGATGCTTCTATCAAATCAGACAGCGGTCGTCCTGTAGCAGAGTCTGTAGGTGAGCGTACTGAAAAACGTGTGCCAATGACTCGTCTGCGTAAGCGTGTGGCTGAGCGTCTATTGTCAGTAACGCAAGAAACAGCGATGCTAACCACGTTTAACGAAGTGAACATGAAGCCATTAATGGACATGCGCGCTAAGTATAAAGACCAATTTGAGAAGCGTCATGGCACGCGTCTTGGCTTTATGTCTTTATTCGTCAAAGCGGCTACTGAAGCCCTAAAACGCTTCCCAGCGGTGAACGCTTCTATCGACGGTGATGACATTGTTTATCATGGTTACTACGATATCGGTGTAGCTGTATCTTCAGACCGTGGTCTATTCGTACCTGTTCTACGTGATACTGACCGTATGAGCATGGCCGATGTGGAAGGCGGTATCCGTGACTTTGCGGGTAAAGCACGCGATGGTAAATTATCGCTGGATGATATGACCGGTGGTACTTTCACTATTACTAATGGTGGTGTGTTTGGCTCATTAATGTCAACGCCTATCCTAAACGCTCCGCAAACGGCTATCTTAGGAATGCACGCTATCAATGAGCGTCCTATGGCGGTCAACGGCGAAGTGGTTATTCTACCCATGATGTACTTAGCCCTATCTTATGACCATAGAATGATTGATGGTAAAGATGCGGTACAGTTCTTAGTCACCATCAAAGAATTGGTCGAAGACCCCACCTTATTACTACTTGACCTATAA